In Bacillota bacterium, a genomic segment contains:
- a CDS encoding germination protein YpeB, producing the protein MERRRDMVRWSLIALLAVAVGLGIPWVAKQRLALTRAEAALRASRQMSYSGLLTQVENLEVLLAKTLASSARDRQIMLLSRISAEADGAGLNLAQLPSAGHDLGVAQKFLKQVSGYCQILAQQLVRGQPLAREQRDILADLHNLAGQVAQAMHTVGRPTTSAPGAAHAQAAERGTTEGAPTPEVIRSWLQAAARQLESFPGLVYDGPFSEHLEQLKPAPLPGAAVNATQAAALARAFLGLGPEVRLAGVTAVTGPVPAYSVRLRPPGTNREIVVDVSQAGGHILWMLDQRTLGTPTIDRRRALALATDFLRARGFPPAVVTGWLQEADQLTFSFAPVVRLDGTLPDWPSDPAAGAPAGTVVKYPQTINVRVGMDTGRISGLDAVAYWQQSGVRRLPRPRLSPQEAAALVNPGMKVEGVSLALIPVGADREVLTYEVRASMGPRDGTQAGTGTSPGAGPRDVFLIYFNVETGREEAIFQLQETETVRLAM; encoded by the coding sequence ATGGAACGGCGGCGTGACATGGTGAGATGGTCCCTCATCGCCCTGCTGGCGGTGGCGGTGGGTCTGGGCATCCCGTGGGTGGCAAAGCAGCGCCTCGCCCTCACCAGGGCGGAAGCCGCCCTGCGGGCGTCGCGCCAGATGTCATACTCGGGATTGCTTACCCAGGTCGAAAACCTGGAGGTGCTGCTGGCCAAAACCCTGGCCAGCTCCGCCCGCGACCGCCAGATCATGCTCCTTTCCCGCATCTCCGCCGAGGCCGACGGAGCGGGCCTCAACCTGGCCCAACTGCCCTCGGCCGGTCACGACCTGGGGGTAGCCCAGAAGTTCCTCAAGCAGGTGAGCGGCTATTGCCAGATCCTCGCCCAGCAGCTGGTCCGCGGCCAGCCCCTTGCCCGGGAACAGCGGGACATCCTGGCCGACCTCCACAACCTGGCCGGGCAGGTGGCCCAGGCCATGCACACGGTCGGACGTCCCACCACCTCGGCCCCCGGGGCCGCTCACGCCCAGGCGGCGGAACGGGGCACCACCGAAGGTGCCCCCACGCCGGAGGTCATCCGCAGCTGGCTGCAGGCCGCCGCCCGCCAGCTGGAGAGCTTCCCCGGCCTGGTGTACGACGGGCCTTTCTCCGAACACCTGGAGCAACTCAAGCCTGCACCCCTACCGGGTGCCGCCGTAAACGCCACCCAGGCTGCCGCGCTCGCCCGGGCCTTCCTGGGCCTGGGTCCCGAGGTGAGGCTGGCCGGGGTGACTGCCGTCACCGGACCTGTGCCCGCCTACTCCGTGCGCCTCCGCCCGCCCGGGACCAACCGCGAAATCGTGGTGGACGTCAGCCAGGCCGGAGGCCATATCCTGTGGATGCTCGACCAGCGCACCCTGGGCACGCCCACCATCGACCGCCGCCGCGCCCTCGCGCTGGCTACCGACTTCCTGCGCGCGCGCGGCTTCCCTCCTGCCGTGGTCACGGGCTGGCTGCAGGAAGCCGACCAGTTGACCTTTTCCTTCGCACCCGTCGTGCGCCTCGATGGCACCCTGCCCGATTGGCCGTCCGATCCCGCCGCCGGGGCGCCGGCCGGGACGGTGGTGAAGTACCCCCAGACCATCAACGTGCGCGTGGGCATGGACACCGGGCGCATCTCGGGCCTGGACGCGGTGGCTTACTGGCAGCAGAGCGGCGTGCGCAGGCTGCCGCGGCCCAGGCTGTCGCCCCAGGAGGCCGCCGCTCTGGTGAATCCGGGGATGAAGGTGGAGGGGGTATCCCTGGCCCTCATCCCCGTGGGCGCCGACCGCGAAGTACTGACCTATGAAGTGCGCGCCAGCATGGGCCCGCGGGACGGTACCCAGGCCGGCACCGGCACCAGCCCGGGCGCCGGGCCTCGCGACGTGTTCCTGATTTACTTCAACGTGGAAACCGGCCGCGAAGAAGCCATCTTCCAGCTGCAGGAAACCGAAACCGTCCGTCTCGCCATGTGA